From Hemitrygon akajei chromosome 19, sHemAka1.3, whole genome shotgun sequence, the proteins below share one genomic window:
- the lrrn1 gene encoding leucine-rich repeat neuronal protein 1 — protein MVRKRISFQICHMMMGFLTICLTEAALQRSECPQLCVCEIRPWFTPQSTYREAATVDCNDLRLTRIPSNLSADTQVLLLQSNNIAKTTNEFERMFNLTELDLSQNNFTTIHDVGLTNLTQLTTLHLEENQIADMPDYCLQDLASLQELYINHNQISSISAKAFSGLRNLLRLHLNSNKLRVIDSRWFESTPNLEILMIGENPVIGILDMNFKPLSNLRSLVLAGMELTEIPGNALVGLDSLESLSFYDNKLGRVPQLALQKVPALKFLDLNKNPVHKIQEGDFRNMLRLKELGINNMIELVSIDRYALDNLPELTKLEATNNPKLSYIHRYAFREVPSLESLMLNNNALNALYQKTVDNLPNLREVSIHSNPIRCDCVIQWMNSNKTTIRFMEPQSMFCAMPPEYRGQQVKEVLMQETAEQCLPMIAHETFPNHLNVDVDMTVSLDCRAMAEPEPEIYWVTPLGSKITVDTLSDKYKLSSEGTLEVSHVHVEDSGRYTCVAQNSEGADTRVATIRVNGTLLDGTQVLKIYVKQAESHSILVSWRVNSNVMTSNLKWSSATMKIDNPHITYTARVPVDVHEYNLTHLQPSTEYEVCLTVSNIHQQTQKSCVNVTTKGVTFSLDISDQGTSTALAAVMGSMFAIISIASIAVYIAKRLKRKNYHHSLKKYMQKTSSIPLNELYPPLINLWEGESEKDKDGSSDVKPTPVDTSRSYYVW, from the coding sequence ATGGTGAGGAAGAGGATTAGTTTCCAAATCTGTCACATGATGATGGGTTTTCTGACTATTTGCCTAACTGAAGCAGCCCTGCAGCGTAGCGAGTGCCCTCAGCTGTGTGTTTGTGAAATCCGCCCATGGTTCACCCCACAGTCAACGTACAGAGAAGCCGCCACTGTGGACTGTAATGACCTGCGGTTGACCAGAATCCCCAGCAACCTCTCAGCTGACACCCAGGTACTCTTGCTTCAGAGCAACAATATTGCCAAGACAACTAATGAGTTTGAGCGGATGTTTAACCTCACTGAACTCGATCTCTCACAGAATAATTTCACCACTATTCATGACGTGGGCTTGACCAATCTTACTCAGCTCACCACACTGCATTTAGAAGAGAATCAGATAGCAGACATGCCTGACTATTGTTTACAGGATCTTGCCAGCCTCCAGGAGCTCTACATAAATCACAACCAGATTAGTAGCATATCAGCCAAAGCCTTTTCTGGTTTGAGGAATTTGTTGAGACTACACCTAAACTCTAACAAACTGCGAGTGATTGACAGCCGTTGGTTTGAATCTACACCTAACTTGGAGATTCTCATGATTGGGGAAAATCCTGTAATTGGGATCCTGGACATGAACTTCAAACCTTTAAGCAATCTGCGAAGTCTGGTTCTAGCAGGAATGGAACTGACAGAAATTCCTGGCAATGCTTTAGTAGGCTTGGACAGTCTGGAAAGTCTCTCCTTCTACGATAATAAATTGGGAAGAGTGCCTCAGCTTGCACTTCAGAAGGTGCCGGCCTTAAAATTCCTGGATTTGAACAAAAACCCTGTTCACAAAATTCAGGAAGGTGATTTCAGAAACATGCTTCGCTTGAAAGAACTTGGTATCAACAACATGATTGAACTTGTTTCTATTGACAGATATGCCTTGGATAATCTCCCTGAACTTACAAAACTGGAAGCCACAAATAACCCTAAATTGTCTTACATTCATCGCTATGCATTTCGGGAAGTTCCGTCCCTTGAAAGCCTGATGCTCAATAATAATGCATTGAATGCCCTTTATCAAAAGACTGTCGATAACCTCCCTAATCTGCGTGAAGTCAGCATTCATAGTAACCCAATCAGGTGTGATTGTGTTATCCAGTGGATGAATTCAAACAAAACAACCATTCGCTTCATGGAGCCCCAGTCTATGTTTTGTGCGATGCCTCCAGAGTACAGAGGTCAGCAAGTCAAGGAAGTTCTCATGCAGGAGACTGCTGAGCAATGTCTTCCAATGATTGCACATGAGACTTTCCCAAACCATCTGAACGTTGATGTAGACATGACGGTCTCCTTAGACTGCCGTGCTATGGCAGAGCCTGAACCTGAAATCTATTGGGTCACACCACTTGGCAGTAAGATCACAGTGGACACCCTATCAGATAAATATAAGCTGAGCAGTGAGGGGACACTTGAAGTGTCTCACGTTCACGTCGAGGACTCTGGCCGATATACGTGTGTAGCTCAGAACTCTGAAGGAGCAGACACAAGGGTTGCAACTATTCGAGTAAATGGGACCTTGCTGGATGGAACTCAAGTACTGAAAATCTACGTAAAGCAAGCTGAATCGCATTCTATCTTGGTTTCATGGCGAGTGAACTCTAATGTTATGACATCAAATCTGAAATGGTCTTCAGCCACCATGAAGATCGACAACCCTCACATCACGTACACTGCAAGGGTTCCTGTTGATGTCCATGAATACAACCTGACTCATCTGCAGCCTTCCACAGAGTATGAGGTGTGTCTAACCGTGTCCAATATCCACCAACAAACTCAGAAATCGTGTGTCAACGTAACTACAAAAGGTGTGACATTCTCGCTGGATATCTCTGACCAGGGAACCAGCACCGCTCTTGCAGCTGTTATGGGATCAATGTTTGCCATCATTAGCATAGCTTCGATAGCTGTTTATATAGCCAAACGCCTCAAGCGGAAGAACTACCATCATTCATTGAAGAAGTACATGCAGAAGACTTCATCTATTCCCCTGAATGAACTTTATCCACCACTTATAAATCTATGGGAAGGAGAGAGCGAGAAAGACAAAGATGGTTCCTCTGATGTGAAACCTACACCTGTCGATACATCAAGAAGCTATTATGTGTGGTAA